A single genomic interval of Flavihumibacter rivuli harbors:
- a CDS encoding glycerate kinase type-2 family protein gives MKDSTATNDPKSSLRELFLAGIAAVDPERLLLANVKRIEGQIHVCDQVYNLNAYTNIIVMGAGKASGQMAAALESVLGERISKGLVIVKHGHASPSQFITIREAGHPVPDAAAFSATRELLHLVEGVSPTDLVIGLWSGGGSSLLADGPGGVPDEAMVGLNALLVSSGAGIDEINAVRKHLSGIKGGQLARKVYPATMVNLLLSDVPGDSPAVIASGPTCPDPSGFVDAWEVVHKYKLASAIYPDLLRVLAAGVAGQLPETPKPGDPVFDRVSNHIIGSNRIALKAIAAAAGKAGLLVVKDDLDLHGDTVAMAEAIVPEAKRLQTDPSVRKPCCWIMGGETTLRVGGPGRGGRNQHMALVMAKLLAGTSGITVLSAGSDGTDGPTDAAGAVADGRTFPDAHAKGIDGEAAIGDFDAYHFFSNAGGHIITGPTRTNVMDIVIILVE, from the coding sequence ATGAAGGATAGCACCGCTACCAATGATCCCAAATCAAGCCTGAGGGAACTATTCCTTGCTGGTATTGCAGCCGTTGATCCCGAGAGGTTACTACTGGCCAATGTTAAGCGAATAGAAGGGCAAATTCATGTTTGTGACCAGGTATATAACTTAAATGCTTATACGAATATCATTGTAATGGGAGCAGGTAAGGCCAGTGGACAAATGGCTGCTGCTCTCGAATCGGTCCTGGGTGAAAGGATCAGCAAAGGATTGGTGATCGTCAAACATGGGCATGCTTCGCCTTCCCAATTCATTACGATAAGGGAGGCTGGCCACCCGGTCCCGGATGCAGCTGCCTTCAGCGCCACCCGGGAATTATTGCATTTGGTGGAAGGGGTCAGTCCGACTGATCTGGTGATCGGATTATGGTCGGGTGGCGGGTCATCTTTACTTGCGGATGGTCCGGGTGGCGTTCCAGATGAAGCCATGGTTGGCCTAAACGCATTGCTGGTAAGCAGCGGGGCGGGTATTGACGAGATCAATGCCGTTCGCAAACATTTATCGGGGATCAAGGGTGGGCAGCTGGCCAGGAAGGTATACCCGGCCACCATGGTCAATTTACTTCTCTCGGATGTGCCGGGCGATTCGCCAGCTGTGATCGCTTCGGGTCCCACCTGCCCTGATCCTTCAGGCTTCGTTGATGCATGGGAGGTAGTGCATAAGTATAAGCTTGCTTCTGCCATCTATCCTGACCTGTTAAGGGTATTGGCAGCCGGGGTAGCCGGACAGTTACCCGAAACCCCCAAGCCGGGTGATCCCGTTTTTGACCGGGTAAGCAACCATATCATCGGGAGTAACCGGATAGCATTGAAAGCCATTGCTGCTGCTGCCGGGAAAGCCGGTTTATTGGTTGTGAAAGATGACCTGGATTTGCATGGTGACACCGTGGCAATGGCGGAAGCGATTGTACCGGAAGCTAAACGCTTACAAACGGATCCTTCGGTTCGCAAACCATGTTGCTGGATTATGGGCGGGGAAACCACTTTGAGAGTAGGGGGACCCGGACGGGGTGGAAGGAACCAGCACATGGCACTGGTAATGGCCAAACTGCTTGCGGGAACCTCAGGCATCACCGTCCTGTCGGCAGGTTCTGATGGCACGGATGGTCCAACTGATGCGGCAGGTGCTGTAGCAGATGGAAGGACTTTCCCGGATGCCCATGCGAAAGGGATCGATGGAGAGGCAGCAATAGGGGATTTTGATGCGTATCATTTTTTCAGCAATGCGGGTGGTCATATTATTACTGGTCCAACCAGGACCAACGTGATGGATATTGTGATTATTCTGGTTGAATGA
- a CDS encoding helix-turn-helix transcriptional regulator encodes MSLQGKIHQYKIIIDSLLHSKGRSRKQLMSALETAGFQLSPRTFERLLEGLRYEYKISIPYDAAKNCYRIDEDTLPQVADFMRFCKTGEVAAFGQTLMAEPAQALKHISFGNSSELKGIHWLDPLFRAITSQQQVSFRHENYHKGTFKEFVVEPYLLREYLYRWYLVGYTPDGELRTFGVDRIHDLKLLEQTFEPKKKFPYADLFNHVVGVTYDVDNPSEVILRVYPKQDKYLLSFPLHASQEVVKQTEDYTDFRYFVVPNYELIQRLLAMGTEVEVLEPKSLRKSVRAILKEAYQRYK; translated from the coding sequence ATGTCTCTCCAGGGAAAGATCCACCAATACAAGATCATCATCGATAGTTTGCTCCATTCCAAGGGACGCAGCAGGAAGCAACTGATGTCGGCCCTGGAGACTGCAGGATTTCAATTGAGTCCCCGCACTTTTGAACGCTTATTGGAAGGCCTTCGTTACGAATACAAGATCAGTATCCCCTATGATGCCGCGAAGAACTGCTACAGGATCGATGAGGATACACTGCCACAGGTAGCTGACTTCATGCGATTTTGTAAAACAGGTGAGGTGGCTGCATTTGGACAGACCCTGATGGCGGAGCCTGCGCAGGCACTGAAGCATATTTCCTTCGGCAATAGCAGTGAACTGAAAGGTATCCATTGGCTCGACCCACTTTTCAGGGCCATCACCAGCCAGCAACAGGTGAGCTTTCGCCATGAGAATTACCACAAGGGGACCTTTAAGGAGTTTGTGGTGGAACCCTACCTCCTGCGTGAATACCTCTACCGCTGGTACCTGGTAGGCTATACACCTGATGGTGAACTGCGGACATTTGGGGTGGACAGGATCCATGACCTGAAATTGCTGGAGCAGACCTTTGAGCCGAAGAAAAAGTTTCCCTATGCCGATCTCTTCAACCATGTGGTAGGGGTAACCTATGATGTAGATAACCCCTCTGAAGTGATCCTGAGGGTTTATCCGAAACAGGATAAATACCTCCTGAGCTTTCCGCTGCATGCCTCACAGGAAGTGGTGAAGCAGACAGAAGACTATACCGATTTCAGGTATTTTGTCGTACCCAACTATGAACTCATCCAGCGCCTGCTGGCGATGGGGACCGAGGTAGAGGTCCTGGAACCCAAGTCCTTGCGCAAATCAGTAAGGGCTATCCTGAAAGAAGCCTACCAGCGGTATAAGTGA
- the aspT gene encoding aspartate-alanine antiporter, producing the protein MDTIATILREHPELAVFLTLGFGFLIGRIRIGSFQVGAMLGTLFAGMVVGQLTIEIPEVVKIIFFDLFLFATGYKVGPQFFYGLRKDALPMFLLTIVVCVGCLVTAILVSKFLGYDVGTAAGILAGAFSESTVIGTASESIKKLAISPEEQKQLINNIPIAYAVAYLVGTTSLVWFLSNMAPKLLGIDLKKECAVHESTMISAGTQESDEQTALKEWSIRSIQLDKDHWVGKSIGEAERSFPGKRIVIHRLRRLGAILEPGPELVLQEGDILAIAARQGVILDIMNGIGKEVMDRKLLDYPMREFELVVKGDRIVDKTLKEIATTYGEGVLLEKITRAGQELPFQADTVVHAGDVLTIYGRKEDVDRLTTTLGVQQLKGVNTDISFVSLGIVLGGLVGLLATSWNGITITLSTSGGALVMGLVFGWIHSRTPKYGNIPEAALWIFDNLGLATFLGIVGLSAGPSFISGLQHTGWQILPAGLVVALVPHIIGLYFGRYVLKMNPAILLGAQSGAGTTTIGLKAIQDAAGSKVPVLGYTIPYALGNILLTAWGPVIVSIMTRP; encoded by the coding sequence ATGGATACTATTGCAACCATTTTAAGGGAACATCCTGAATTGGCAGTTTTCCTGACCCTGGGATTTGGCTTCCTGATCGGCAGGATCAGGATCGGCAGTTTCCAGGTAGGGGCCATGTTAGGGACCTTATTTGCCGGGATGGTAGTTGGACAGCTTACCATAGAGATACCCGAGGTGGTGAAGATCATTTTCTTCGACCTTTTCCTATTTGCAACTGGCTACAAGGTTGGTCCCCAGTTTTTTTATGGGTTGAGGAAGGATGCCTTGCCCATGTTCCTTCTCACGATCGTGGTGTGCGTAGGATGCCTGGTCACGGCGATCCTGGTCTCCAAATTCCTGGGGTATGATGTGGGTACTGCTGCCGGCATCCTGGCTGGGGCCTTTAGTGAATCCACCGTAATTGGTACGGCCAGTGAAAGCATCAAGAAACTGGCCATCTCCCCGGAAGAACAGAAACAGCTGATCAATAATATCCCCATTGCTTATGCGGTTGCTTACCTGGTGGGTACTACTTCACTGGTTTGGTTCCTTTCCAATATGGCACCTAAGTTATTGGGCATTGACCTGAAGAAGGAATGCGCCGTACATGAATCGACCATGATCTCAGCAGGGACGCAGGAGAGTGATGAGCAAACTGCTTTAAAGGAATGGTCTATCCGATCCATTCAACTGGATAAGGACCATTGGGTAGGCAAAAGCATTGGTGAGGCTGAAAGGAGTTTCCCAGGTAAGCGGATCGTGATCCACCGGTTGCGTAGATTGGGGGCTATATTGGAGCCCGGTCCCGAATTGGTTTTACAGGAAGGCGATATATTGGCGATCGCTGCCCGGCAGGGTGTTATCCTTGACATCATGAATGGCATTGGTAAGGAAGTAATGGATCGCAAACTGCTTGATTATCCCATGAGGGAATTTGAACTCGTTGTAAAGGGAGACAGGATCGTCGATAAGACCTTAAAGGAGATTGCTACCACCTATGGGGAAGGGGTATTACTTGAAAAGATCACCAGGGCAGGTCAGGAATTACCTTTTCAGGCAGACACTGTGGTGCATGCCGGGGATGTCCTTACCATCTATGGCCGTAAGGAGGATGTGGACCGGTTGACCACCACCCTTGGTGTACAGCAATTGAAAGGGGTGAACACCGATATCAGTTTTGTGAGCCTGGGTATTGTGCTGGGTGGACTGGTTGGCTTACTGGCTACCAGTTGGAACGGGATCACGATCACCCTTAGTACCAGCGGCGGTGCATTGGTTATGGGTTTGGTATTTGGCTGGATCCATTCCCGGACACCGAAATATGGTAATATTCCCGAGGCCGCACTTTGGATATTTGATAACCTGGGCTTAGCTACTTTCCTTGGTATCGTTGGTTTGTCTGCGGGACCTTCATTCATTTCCGGCCTGCAGCATACGGGCTGGCAGATCCTTCCTGCAGGGCTGGTTGTTGCGCTGGTGCCACATATCATTGGATTGTATTTTGGCCGCTATGTGTTGAAGATGAATCCTGCTATCCTGCTTGGTGCCCAGTCGGGTGCCGGGACCACCACTATTGGTCTTAAAGCCATCCAGGATGCAGCCGGTAGTAAGGTGCCAGTTCTCGGTTATACCATACCGTATGCATTGGGAAATATTCTCCTGACTGCATGGGGTCCGGTGATCGTGTCCATTATGACGAGACCTTAG
- a CDS encoding tetratricopeptide repeat protein — translation MTTNTISPERIHQQLGKILATENFQHSAALSRFLSFIVKETLAGEDAKLKEYTIAVKVLSREPDFNPQKSPIVRIHAGRLRRALSEYYETEGSEDEILISIPKGSYVPQFSNKQSVVPEARPLAKIEARSRRITVAVLPFRYYDNKQTDSLSYADGFCDHLSTELTKYADLSVISYFSCRKIKDKVADVREAGLVLDARYILTGSIQVSTNRIRITVQLTRSDTSEQVWANTYERSGNETNLFDIQDEIVWQVVSQTAGSHGAISRHIAKLPPNHQPADLDNFNAINWYYYFVSDLSEETFDKAEAALSRAVEEDRNYALGWAILGEVLIGGFFMGHKSKLVTDQLEKAVTYGKTAIRIDPTCQHAYQTIALASLFLQNKTESLKAIEEWSRIKPVAAGVQGAMGFILICCGEYERGFKMLDESINLNPFYQWWLNAGLSFYFIHHRDYSNALYWAEKMNRPETPWEDLLKLVCHKGLGNEKDAALILERIRKDFPFALTNPDLLVGAFLQDKELVAHIKAALL, via the coding sequence GTGACCACTAACACTATTAGTCCTGAACGCATCCACCAACAATTGGGGAAAATACTGGCAACAGAAAATTTTCAACACTCAGCTGCCTTGTCAAGGTTCCTGAGTTTCATTGTGAAGGAAACTCTGGCAGGGGAAGATGCTAAACTGAAGGAATATACCATTGCCGTTAAAGTGCTCTCCAGGGAGCCGGACTTTAATCCCCAAAAAAGCCCGATCGTCCGCATCCACGCTGGCAGGCTAAGACGTGCATTAAGCGAATACTATGAAACAGAAGGCAGTGAGGATGAGATCCTGATCAGCATTCCCAAAGGTTCCTATGTGCCACAATTCTCTAATAAGCAAAGCGTTGTTCCTGAAGCAAGGCCCCTTGCGAAAATTGAGGCAAGGTCAAGGAGGATCACGGTAGCGGTATTACCATTCAGGTATTACGACAACAAACAAACCGACTCCCTTTCTTATGCGGATGGGTTTTGTGACCACCTGAGCACCGAGCTCACCAAGTATGCTGATCTATCGGTCATTTCCTATTTCTCCTGCAGGAAGATCAAAGATAAAGTTGCGGATGTCAGGGAAGCAGGCCTGGTCCTCGATGCCAGGTATATCCTTACAGGTAGCATCCAGGTTAGTACCAACAGGATCCGCATTACGGTCCAATTGACCAGGAGTGACACCAGTGAGCAGGTTTGGGCCAATACTTATGAACGGTCTGGCAATGAAACCAATTTGTTTGATATCCAGGATGAGATCGTCTGGCAGGTAGTTAGCCAGACAGCAGGTTCCCATGGTGCTATTTCCAGGCACATTGCCAAGCTTCCACCCAACCACCAGCCTGCTGACCTCGATAATTTCAATGCCATCAACTGGTACTACTATTTTGTTAGTGACCTGTCGGAGGAAACCTTTGACAAGGCAGAAGCCGCTTTATCCAGGGCAGTGGAAGAAGACAGGAACTATGCCCTTGGATGGGCGATCCTGGGTGAAGTGTTGATCGGTGGATTTTTCATGGGGCATAAAAGTAAACTGGTCACCGACCAATTGGAGAAGGCAGTAACCTATGGCAAAACAGCCATACGGATTGATCCTACCTGTCAGCATGCCTACCAAACCATTGCACTGGCTTCACTCTTCCTGCAAAACAAAACCGAAAGCCTGAAGGCCATAGAAGAATGGTCCAGGATCAAACCTGTCGCTGCAGGAGTACAGGGTGCCATGGGCTTTATCCTTATCTGTTGTGGGGAATACGAACGGGGTTTCAAGATGCTCGATGAATCCATCAACCTCAACCCTTTCTACCAATGGTGGTTGAATGCCGGGCTTTCTTTTTACTTCATTCACCATCGTGATTATAGTAATGCCTTGTATTGGGCGGAGAAAATGAACCGTCCTGAAACACCATGGGAGGATTTACTGAAATTGGTTTGTCACAAAGGCCTGGGCAACGAAAAAGATGCTGCACTAATCCTTGAAAGAATAAGAAAAGACTTCCCCTTTGCTTTAACAAATCCTGATCTTCTTGTTGGAGCATTCCTGCAGGATAAGGAACTGGTTGCCCACATCAAGGCTGCACTACTATAA
- a CDS encoding arylsulfatase, with translation MKPAFPLMAFGLMAIFSSCNNQPSTKQESTARPNVLIILADDMGFSDIGCYGGNISTPVIDGLAKEGMKFSNFHVLPTCSPTRSALLTGNDNHVAGLGIMGELDYPALHELNLPGYAAELSQQVATIPELLAGNGYHTYMTGKWHLGEGPGKDPHDRGFEESFILGTGGGSHFNDRKALAPPQHMEYTRNGVVVEPPQDFYSTRNYTDSMIRFINMHKEDGKPFFGYLSYTAVHDPLHAPKEYIDKYKGKFDMGWDSLWTMRLSNLKALGLVDQGINKFVKNPSIPTWKSLSKKEQQDYARDMEVYAAMLEYMDMSIGRVIDYLKKEGLYENTMILFLSDNGPNGAMATAYPGNEDHKYLDSFNNQLDNRGLKGSYIEMGPGWAQASAAPYRLFKGFVGEGGIKAPLLVKMPGQAKSNGQWNHGMLHVTDIMPTILELTGTTYPAEYRGRKIHQLIGKSMLPVLKGDSATIHSSDGMGWELFEMKAYIRGNWKLMRLPKPFGSGQWELYDLSKDPGETTDLSIQFPTVKQELIEAWGKYAKENEVFDHKGHFDSLYRKSYGLDDE, from the coding sequence ATGAAACCAGCCTTTCCCCTGATGGCTTTTGGTTTGATGGCCATCTTTTCTTCCTGTAATAACCAGCCATCCACCAAACAGGAATCCACAGCCAGGCCCAATGTACTGATCATCCTGGCAGATGATATGGGCTTCAGCGACATCGGTTGTTATGGGGGAAATATCTCAACCCCCGTAATAGATGGACTGGCAAAGGAGGGAATGAAGTTCTCCAACTTCCATGTGCTGCCCACCTGTTCCCCAACAAGGTCAGCGCTATTGACAGGAAACGATAACCATGTGGCCGGCCTGGGCATTATGGGTGAATTGGATTACCCTGCCTTGCATGAGTTGAACCTCCCGGGCTATGCTGCAGAATTGAGCCAGCAGGTAGCTACGATACCAGAACTATTGGCCGGGAATGGTTACCATACCTATATGACCGGTAAATGGCACCTGGGTGAAGGACCGGGCAAGGATCCGCACGACAGGGGATTTGAGGAATCCTTTATCCTGGGAACCGGCGGTGGCAGCCATTTTAATGACAGGAAGGCATTGGCCCCTCCGCAGCACATGGAATATACCCGCAATGGTGTAGTAGTTGAGCCACCGCAAGACTTTTATTCCACCCGTAACTACACCGATTCCATGATCCGCTTCATCAATATGCACAAGGAGGATGGCAAACCTTTCTTCGGCTACCTTTCCTATACTGCTGTGCATGATCCACTGCATGCTCCAAAGGAGTATATCGATAAGTACAAGGGAAAGTTTGACATGGGATGGGATTCCCTCTGGACCATGCGCCTCAGCAACCTGAAGGCATTAGGTTTAGTGGATCAGGGGATCAATAAGTTCGTGAAGAACCCCTCTATTCCTACATGGAAAAGCCTTAGCAAGAAGGAACAGCAGGATTATGCCCGTGATATGGAAGTGTATGCGGCTATGCTCGAGTACATGGATATGAGCATTGGAAGGGTGATCGATTACCTGAAGAAGGAAGGGCTTTATGAGAATACCATGATCCTGTTCTTATCCGATAATGGCCCCAATGGCGCCATGGCAACCGCTTACCCAGGAAATGAAGACCATAAGTACCTGGACAGCTTCAATAATCAACTCGATAACCGTGGCCTAAAAGGATCATATATAGAAATGGGGCCGGGATGGGCGCAAGCTTCAGCAGCTCCCTACCGCCTTTTCAAGGGATTTGTCGGCGAGGGCGGCATCAAAGCTCCTTTATTGGTTAAAATGCCCGGACAGGCCAAATCCAACGGACAATGGAACCATGGGATGCTCCATGTTACCGATATCATGCCTACTATTCTTGAATTGACGGGCACAACCTATCCCGCGGAATATAGGGGCAGGAAGATCCACCAGTTGATCGGCAAGTCAATGCTGCCTGTATTGAAAGGGGATTCTGCCACCATCCACAGTTCTGATGGTATGGGCTGGGAATTATTCGAAATGAAAGCTTATATCAGGGGCAACTGGAAACTGATGCGGTTGCCCAAACCATTCGGTTCAGGCCAATGGGAGTTGTATGACCTGTCAAAGGATCCGGGTGAAACGACTGACCTCTCCATCCAGTTCCCTACTGTTAAGCAAGAATTGATCGAGGCATGGGGAAAATATGCAAAGGAGAATGAGGTGTTCGACCACAAGGGGCATTTTGATTCACTTTATCGCAAGAGCTATGGATTGGATGATGAGTAG
- a CDS encoding DUF3667 domain-containing protein yields MDKGSIQCKNCGHHFDSNFCNQCGQKADTYRITWTEVLHHLPHALFHIDSGFFFTLKELATRPGHTIREYLEGRRKPHFSPFLMLVLLGGLTTILFVHFHLPTIFASIRLDQLEQEHSTIAHKYFALRMLVFVTVCSLGDSLFFRRQDYTFPEMFVANTFIFCGVSAIQLLSIPVMVMAKQSTAHMAISMGIIGLVMVYLVWSRVQFFNLNSGMYLLRIILAVLLYLAAVIAIGHFIIRPLFAVSTNLHS; encoded by the coding sequence ATGGATAAGGGGAGCATACAATGTAAGAACTGTGGCCATCATTTTGACTCGAATTTCTGCAACCAATGTGGCCAGAAAGCCGACACCTACCGGATCACCTGGACGGAGGTGCTTCACCATCTCCCCCATGCCCTTTTCCATATTGACAGTGGCTTCTTCTTCACGCTAAAGGAACTTGCCACGAGACCGGGTCATACCATCAGGGAATACCTGGAAGGGAGAAGAAAACCCCATTTCAGCCCCTTTCTCATGCTGGTGCTGCTGGGTGGATTGACCACTATTCTTTTTGTCCATTTTCACTTACCAACCATTTTTGCTTCCATCCGGCTGGACCAACTCGAACAGGAACATTCGACCATTGCCCATAAGTATTTTGCCTTAAGGATGCTGGTATTTGTAACGGTATGCAGTTTGGGTGACAGCTTATTCTTTCGCAGGCAGGACTATACTTTCCCGGAAATGTTTGTTGCCAACACCTTCATTTTCTGCGGTGTTTCCGCCATACAGTTATTGTCTATTCCTGTAATGGTTATGGCAAAACAAAGTACTGCCCATATGGCCATCAGCATGGGGATAATCGGATTGGTCATGGTCTATCTGGTATGGTCAAGGGTTCAATTCTTCAACTTGAATAGTGGTATGTATCTCCTGCGCATCATCCTGGCAGTATTGCTTTACCTGGCGGCAGTAATCGCCATAGGACATTTTATTATCCGGCCATTATTCGCTGTTTCAACCAACTTACACTCATGA
- a CDS encoding DcaP family trimeric outer membrane transporter, producing MKKLGLALVFCLSGFVQVFGQTEFDSLKRNSMLDTMYQPSNKPTIRTEFAELKISGFVQPAFYFDYNNVLSSDLFITSEIPTTGQTDIKFNRVHFSANQSRMGFAFKFPTAGKNTTAFIEADFFSSAKGANSNFRLRHAYLTYGEFLIGQSWTNFGDVSNSPNTLDLEGPNSMPASRVAQVRWKRQYTKKFSLLLAAEEPRADYTPLDSAQSVKAAFPEVVVKPAMNFKQGKWISSVIYKPIVYTDKDYSFKKRIRAWGVTSSLTLNIPDQPKAILKGIRKKVVNVFVILGNGTQGAVNDFGGLGFEALPSDSVTLKSLMYYGGYVSFSFVFKKRWSSTYVMSYLHQEKPEGVEDFFKKSNYLSANAIYAINKYFTAGGEFLFGSRENYDNTKGRAFRVMALMRLIF from the coding sequence ATGAAGAAGTTAGGTCTGGCATTGGTGTTTTGCCTTTCAGGATTTGTCCAGGTATTTGGGCAAACTGAGTTCGACTCCCTCAAACGTAACAGTATGCTGGATACCATGTACCAGCCTTCCAATAAGCCGACCATCCGGACCGAGTTTGCGGAACTCAAGATATCGGGGTTTGTCCAGCCAGCATTCTATTTTGATTATAACAATGTGCTGAGCAGTGATCTTTTTATTACTTCAGAAATCCCAACTACTGGTCAGACCGACATTAAGTTCAACAGGGTCCATTTCTCCGCCAACCAGAGCCGGATGGGGTTTGCCTTCAAGTTCCCGACAGCTGGAAAGAACACTACTGCATTTATTGAAGCAGATTTTTTTTCCAGTGCAAAAGGTGCCAATTCGAATTTCAGGCTGAGACATGCTTACCTGACCTATGGTGAATTCCTGATTGGTCAATCCTGGACCAATTTTGGCGATGTATCTAATTCCCCGAATACCCTTGACCTGGAAGGGCCCAATTCAATGCCGGCATCAAGGGTGGCCCAGGTAAGATGGAAACGGCAATACACCAAGAAGTTCAGCCTGCTGTTGGCAGCAGAGGAGCCGCGGGCTGATTATACGCCATTGGATAGCGCCCAGAGTGTAAAAGCGGCATTTCCCGAAGTGGTGGTTAAGCCTGCCATGAATTTTAAGCAAGGTAAATGGATCAGTTCAGTGATCTATAAACCCATTGTGTATACCGATAAGGACTATAGTTTCAAGAAAAGGATCAGGGCCTGGGGGGTGACCAGTTCCCTGACCCTTAATATCCCGGACCAGCCTAAGGCTATACTGAAAGGGATCAGGAAAAAGGTAGTGAATGTTTTTGTCATCCTTGGTAACGGTACGCAAGGTGCTGTCAATGATTTTGGCGGCCTGGGCTTTGAAGCATTGCCTTCAGATAGCGTTACCCTGAAAAGCCTGATGTATTATGGTGGTTATGTATCCTTCAGTTTTGTATTCAAAAAGCGGTGGTCCTCTACCTATGTAATGAGTTACCTCCACCAGGAAAAGCCGGAAGGCGTAGAAGATTTTTTCAAGAAGAGCAATTACTTGTCAGCCAATGCCATTTATGCCATCAATAAATATTTTACTGCTGGTGGCGAATTCCTTTTTGGTTCAAGGGAGAACTATGACAATACAAAGGGCAGGGCATTCCGGGTCATGGCCTTGATGAGGCTCATCTTTTAA
- a CDS encoding DUF3179 domain-containing (seleno)protein — MKAVTLIIGLILLILLEVLRVYFIMPFPGSQSANTIGIAYWLHNNILWLRLIGWAIIAYPLFYFLRQPSSWKRYALLLGLVLYAVVGYLFNFRFLADKMFYQPKQKMFATGDKNSIKGEKLVIGVSINGEAKAYPIQLIGYHHQVRDTVGGIPVMVTYCTVCRTGRVFSPDVKGKTEDFRLVGMDHFNAMFEDASTKSWWQQATGMAIAGPLKGTSLKEIPSQQVRLDRWLEAYPTSLVMQPDDNFKEDYAHLDKYDKGQGKSDLTRRDTSSWQFKSWVVGISTPSAAKAYDWNRLIREKVVNDSLPGLATVLLMETDSASFHAWDRKIDSLYLRFQPAGTNQMSDTQTGSVWNADGKCVDGFLKGKQLARIQAYQEFWHSWQTFHPHSGKY; from the coding sequence ATGAAAGCCGTTACACTAATCATTGGACTGATCCTGCTCATCCTGCTCGAGGTCCTGAGGGTATATTTCATCATGCCCTTTCCCGGTAGCCAGTCGGCCAACACCATCGGCATTGCTTATTGGTTACATAACAATATCCTTTGGTTAAGACTGATAGGCTGGGCGATCATCGCCTACCCGCTATTTTATTTCCTTCGCCAACCCTCCTCCTGGAAGCGCTATGCATTACTGCTTGGGCTGGTTCTATATGCAGTAGTAGGCTATCTCTTCAACTTCAGGTTCCTGGCCGATAAAATGTTCTACCAACCGAAGCAGAAGATGTTTGCTACAGGTGACAAGAACAGTATCAAAGGAGAGAAGCTGGTAATAGGTGTAAGCATCAATGGGGAAGCCAAAGCCTATCCCATCCAGTTGATCGGCTATCACCACCAGGTTAGGGATACAGTTGGCGGGATCCCTGTAATGGTAACTTATTGTACTGTTTGCCGCACGGGACGTGTATTCAGTCCGGACGTAAAGGGCAAAACCGAAGACTTCAGGTTGGTAGGGATGGATCATTTCAATGCCATGTTCGAAGATGCAAGTACCAAGAGTTGGTGGCAGCAGGCAACTGGAATGGCCATCGCCGGACCATTAAAGGGAACTTCGTTAAAGGAGATCCCATCACAGCAGGTCCGTCTAGACAGGTGGCTGGAAGCCTACCCGACTTCGCTGGTCATGCAACCTGATGATAACTTTAAGGAAGACTATGCACATCTTGACAAATACGATAAGGGGCAGGGAAAGAGCGACCTGACGCGCAGGGATACATCATCCTGGCAATTCAAATCATGGGTGGTTGGTATCTCTACCCCTTCAGCTGCAAAAGCATATGACTGGAACCGTTTGATAAGGGAGAAGGTGGTGAACGACTCCCTTCCTGGCCTGGCAACAGTACTGCTGATGGAAACGGATTCAGCCTCCTTTCATGCATGGGACAGAAAAATAGACAGCCTCTATCTTCGGTTCCAACCGGCCGGCACCAACCAGATGAGTGATACCCAAACAGGCTCTGTCTGGAATGCCGATGGAAAATGTGTTGATGGTTTCTTGAAGGGAAAACAGTTAGCGCGGATCCAGGCCTACCAGGAATTCTGGCATTCCTGGCAAACATTTCATCCCCACTCAGGGAAGTACTGA